The Manihot esculenta cultivar AM560-2 chromosome 1, M.esculenta_v8, whole genome shotgun sequence genome has a window encoding:
- the LOC110614286 gene encoding DNA-directed RNA polymerase III subunit RPC10, translating to MEFCPTCGLLLRYELPHMGQPSRFYCPACPYVCSMESRVKIKRKQQLVKKEIEPVFTLDDMMKGGSETEATCPHCNFGRAKYQQLQIRSADEPATTFYFCLNEKCSRMWRED from the exons ATGGAATTTTGCCCAACATGTGGATTATTGTTGCGATACGAGTTGCCACACATGGGGCAACCTTCCAGATTCTATTGCCCCGCATGTCCCTATGTCTGTTCCATGGAGAGCAGG GTTAAGATCAAGAGAAAGCAACAGCTGgtcaagaaagaaattgaaccAGTTTTTACCCTCGACGACATGATGAAGGGGGGTTCTGAAACTGAAG CAACATGCCCACATTGCAACTTTGGAAGGGCCAAGTACCAACAGCTACAGATCCGGTCAGCTGATGAGCCGGcaacaacattttatttttgcttgAACGAGAAGTGCTCAAGGATGTGGCGTGAAGACTAG
- the LOC110614276 gene encoding calcium-binding protein KIC, whose product MEKDKKTATSSVFEDWLPVMAEKLDVDAFVAELCGGFRLLADPQKGLITSGSLRRNSALLGMQGMTKEEAEAMVREGDLNGDGALDETEFCILMVRLSPEMMENAETWLEKALDQELRKSSH is encoded by the coding sequence ATGGAAAAGGATAAAAAAACTGCAACAAGCAGCGTGTTTGAGGATTGGCTACCGGTGATGGCAGAGAAGCTCGATGTAGATGCCTTTGTAGCTGAATTATGCGGTGGCTTTCGGCTGCTGGCAGACCCCCAAAAAGGGTTGATCACATCAGGGAGTCTGAGGAGAAATTCAGCCCTTCTAGGCATGCAGGGGATGACCAAAGAAGAGGCGGAGGCGATGGTAAGAGAAGGAGACCTTAATGGGGATGGAGCACTCGATGAAACAGAATTTTGCATCCTAATGGTGAGGCTCAGCCCCGAAATGATGGAGAATGCTGAGACCTGGCTTGAGAAGGCCCTTGATCAAGAATTGAGAAAATCGTCGCATTAA
- the LOC110614269 gene encoding serine/arginine-rich splicing factor RS31: protein MARPIFVGNFEYETRQSELERLFGKYGRVERVDMKSGFAFVYFEDDRDAADAIRGLDNTPFGYDRRRLSVEWARGERGRHRDGSRSLANQKPTKTLFVINFDPIRTRVEDIKRHFERYGEVLHVRIRRNFAFVQFETQEDATKALECTHMSKILDRVVSVEYALRDDGERDDRDHSPRRGGYYGRSPSPVYRRRPSPDYGRARSPEYDRYNGPAYDRHRSPDYGRARSPGYGRYRSRSPVGRSRT from the exons ATGGCGCGGCCGATTTTTGTTGGAAACTTTGAGTACGAGACTCGCCAATCTGAGTTGGAACGTCTGTTCGGCAAGTATGGAAGGGTGGAGCGAGTGGACATGAAATCTG GTTTTGCATTCGTTTATTTTGAGGATGATCGCGATGCTGCTGATGCTATTCGTGGACTTGACAACACACCTTTTGGTTACGACAGACGGAGGCTTTCGGTGGAGTGGGCTAGG GGTGAACGCGGTCGGCATCGTGATGGGTCCAGGTCGTTGGCAAACCAGAAGCCCACTAAGACCCTTTttgtaattaattttgatcCAATTCGTACCAGGGTTGAGGACATAAAGAGACACTTTGAAAGATATGGAGAGGTTCTTCATGTTAGGATACGGAGGAATTTTGCATTTGTGCAGTTTGAGACGCAGGAAGATGCTACTAAAGCCCTTGAATGTACACACATGAG CAAAATATTGGACAGGGTGGTGTCAGTTGAGTATGCTTTGAGGGATGATGGTGAGAGGGATGACAGAGATCATAGTCCTAGGAGAGGAGGTTATTATGGGAGGTCTCCTAGTCCTGTATATCGCAGGAGACCAAGTCCTGACTATGGTAGAGCTCGCAGCCCAGAGTATGATAGGTACAATGGCCCAGCTTATGATAGACACAGAAGTCCTGATTATGGTAGGGCTCGAAGCCCTGGGTATGGCAGATATCGCAG TCGATCACCAGTTGGAAGATCCAGAACATGA